GTGTTGTTCTCCGCGTCGCTCGCCGTGGCAGCGCTGGTGATCACTGGCGCGTTGTCGTTGGCGGACGTCACAGTGACGGCGATGGCCTGACTGTCCGTGCCGCCCTGGCCGTCGGCCACCTGGACGATCACATCGTAGACGTTGTCCCCGCCGGCATCGGTCGGGGCTTCGAAGTCGGGCGCAGAGATGAAGCTCAGGGCTCCGGTGCT
The sequence above is drawn from the bacterium genome and encodes:
- a CDS encoding cadherin repeat domain-containing protein, which codes for IVGGADAAKFSINASTGALSFISAPDFEAPTDAGGDNVYDVIVQVADGQGGTDSQAIAVTVTSANDNAPVITSAATASDAENNT